The DNA region TGGCATCAAAGTCAGCCTGAAGACCCAGCAACGCATCGTGCATCGCCAAGACTTTAGCCCTCCAGAGGGCGACAGAGCCGTTGAGGTCAACCAAATGAGTTTGGACGGGGGCAACATTCGCCTAATCACCCCAGCCGGAAAACCGAGCCAATGGCGACAGTACAAAGCCTTGCGGGTGAATGGGGATGGTGTTGGGGTAGCTTATTACCAAGCCAATGACCAACTGTGTCAATGGGTGGAAACCTTAGTGACAGCGACCCTGTTGTATTGTCTAGGGGACGGACATCCGGGAATTTGGGGAGTGTATGCTCAAATGCAGTTGAGTAGCCCACGCCGGGAGATTTTAGACTGGTATCACCTCAAGGAAAACCTATACAAAGTGGGTGGGTCGCTCAAACGCTTGCAGGAGGCAGAAACTCTGTTGTGGCAAGGCAAGGTGAATGAGGTGTTAGCTTTGTTTGATGCGTTGAACAAACCCCAAGCGCATAAATTCTGCGACTATTTGCGGACTCACCAAGACCGGATTCCCAACTATGAATATTACCAGAGCGAAGGCATTCCAATTGGTTCTGGGGATGTCGAGTCATGGGTCAAACAGATTGACCGTCGCACTCAAATTTCCGGTGCTCAATGGAGAGAAGATCATGTTCCTCAAGTGCTGGCTCATCGATGTGCTTATTTGAATGGTCAACTTGACCCTACTTCCCCCATTTCTCTCTCAAAAAAGTGACACGCTCCCATTAGCAACTACTTTCGGAATCGCACAACGAGTGGCGCAATGGAGGGAATCAACAACCGAATTAAATTGATTAAACGGCAAGCTTATGGCTTTGTCAATTTCAACAATTTTCGAGAAAGACTATTAGCCTGCTTCTCTGATTAAATAAAGTTATCACAGTACTAACGGGAGAACCAGACGGATTAACACTAACAAACTAGCACAGGAGAACTGAAACGTGTTTATTCTTTAAAGAAAACTAAGGTCAAGCAACTCATCAGAAGCATTTAAGCGGTTTTTCTCTGCAGTTAACAGCAATTGTATTTGCTTAGTGTAGTCGCTCGAACCCCTTAATGCTTCCTGCATAATCTCAAGTCCACCATTAGCATAACTCTCGAAAATTTCGATTCGCTTTCGCTGTAGCTCTTCGTTGTTACTTAAAATTTTGGGATCTTTAGTGTGGGTAATGGCTAGGAGATTAATCGTTTGGTCATGTCCCCTGGAAATGAAATGTTCTTGTGGAATGGGATCAGGATCTTTTTTTGAGGCTTCTGAAACAGGAATATACTTTCCTCGCTTTGCTCCCAGCGTTGCCGCAAATGCCATCACATCAACATAAGTCTGAAACAATCCCGTTGAACCTTCGCCTGTTCTTAGGGCTTTGACCAGTTTTGCTTTATCTTTGGCAACCTTAATGCGGATGTCGGCCATTGGGGGGTGAGGGGTTAGGTGGGTGGAGAGGTGGGGGAGTAGAGGGGTGGAGGGGTGGAGGGGTGGGTGGGTAGGTGGGGGAAGGGGCGATCGCGTTTGCCCAGGCATGATGGCGATCGCGCCTATCAACCAGGGCCACTAAAGGACCTGTATCCAGTAAAACTTGTCTTTTCACGACTGCCCATACCCTTCCATAT from Leptodesmis sichuanensis A121 includes:
- a CDS encoding ISKra4 family transposase (programmed frameshift); this encodes MTPEQQQELEQHVARIAQILHQDAQAQGLPMSSLAEIEATVREQMQVHVSPQIGNFFIDQVSPPHVGAYERSVKSILGALKLTRAQALALEVKPSSQISPYLEMCCLRASANASYREAAAEVAIMTGIKVSLKTQQRIVHRQDFSPPEGDRAVEVNQMSLDGGNIRLITPAGKPSQWRQYKALRVNGDGVGVAYYQANDQLCQWVETLVTATLLYCLGDGHPGIWGVYAQMQLSSPRREILDWYHLKENLYKVGGSLKRLQEAETLLWQGKVNEVLALFDALNKPQAHKFCDYLRTHQDRIPNYEYYQSEGIPIGSGDVESWVKQIDRRTQISGAQWREDHVPQVLAHRCAYLNGQLDPTSPISLSKK
- a CDS encoding transposase, translating into MSNYFRNRTTSGAMEGINNRIKLIKRQAYGFVNFNNFRERLLACFSD
- a CDS encoding DNA phosphorothioation-associated protein 4; protein product: MADIRIKVAKDKAKLVKALRTGEGSTGLFQTYVDVMAFAATLGAKRGKYIPVSEASKKDPDPIPQEHFISRGHDQTINLLAITHTKDPKILSNNEELQRKRIEIFESYANGGLEIMQEALRGSSDYTKQIQLLLTAEKNRLNASDELLDLSFL